The region TCGGCGACAATGTCCTGCTAGCGCCAAATGTCCAAATCTATACCGCTTCTCATCCTGTTGACCCCATGGAACGACTTACGGGAAAGGAATTCGCTAAGCCGATTGTCATAGGCAACAATGTCTGGATTGGGGGTGGCGCAATAATCTGTCCTGGGGTGACAATCGGAGATAACGTGACGATAGGTGCAGGGAGCGTCGTGATAAAGGATATACCCGCCAATGTAGTCGCCGCGGGCAATCCGTGCAGAGTCATTAAGAATCTATAGGTTGGGCCTGTTAACACTGGAAGCCATCTCATAGATACCGTCGGAGGAGGACCAGGGCACAGGCGAGGTGGACCAAGCCTTGAAGTTGTCGGCGTGGTACTCCTTCTCGCCTCTGGACCCTCCGCGGCGAGTATCGTATTCCATTGGCCTGGCAGCCAAACCCCTTGAATTCACGGACCCGGAAACTAGGCGGACCCACATGACCCACGGATTCTTCGAAGTCGTCTCCACGGCCCGCTTTCGAGAGATACTGACCTCTTTCCCACCTCTAGGCGCGGAGCATGCCGAGCTTTCAGCCGCCCATGGCCGGGTGCTGGCCAAGGACGTCGCGGCCCGCGAGGATTTGCCTTTGGCGGACCGGTCGTCCATGGACGGCTACGCCGTGCGCGCGGCTGACACCTTCGGCGCGTCCGAGGGCAACCCGGCTTATCTGGAGAGCGCGGGCAGTTTACGCATCGACGCCGTTCCCGATTTTTCCATCCAGTCGGGTGAATGCGCGGCCATCACCACCGGCGGCATCCTGCCCGAGGGCGCCGATGCCGTGGTCATGATCGAGCATACCCAGGAGCTGGGCAGCGGAACCATCGAGATCCGCAAGTCCCTGGCCCCGCACGACAACGTCATGCTGCGCGGCGAGGACGCCAAGGCGGGCGAGACGGCCCTGGCGCGCGGCACGCGTCTGCGCGCCCAGGAGATCGGCTTTCTGGCGGCCTTGGGGATCGATGCGGCCCTGGTGCACCGCAGGCCGCGCGTGGCCGTGCTGTCCACTGGCGACGAGCTGGTGGACATTAGCGCCACGCCGCGAGTGGGTCAGGTGCGCGACGTGAACACCGTCGCGGTCTGCGCCCTGGTGGCCGAGGCCGGAGCCGAACCCGTGGCCCTGGAACGTGTGCCCGACCGGTTGGATGTCATCGTGGATGCACTGCGGCGCGGACTGGCCGAATGCGACATGCTCTTCCTCTCGGGCGGCAGTTCCGTAGGCACGCGCGACCTTACTGTGGAGGCCATCGGCAAACTCCCGAACAGCCAAATCCTCGCGCACGGCGTGCAGGTCAGCCCCGGCAAGCCGACCATCCTGGCCAGCGTGGCCGGCAAGCCCATCTGGGGTCTGCCCGGACAGGTCACCTCGGCCCAGGTGGTCATGCACGCCTTCGGCATGCCTTTCCTGCGTCATCTGGCCGGCGACCCGGCGGCCTTCGACCCAGCGCGCCGCCCCATGCGCCAAGCCGAGCTGGCCCGCAACGTGGCTTCCAAGGCCGGCCGCGAGGACTACCTGCGCGTTAGCCTCCAGCAGCGTCCCGGACAGCCGCCCCTGGCATTGCCAAGGCTGGGCAAGTCCGGCCTGCTCAAGACCATGCTCCAGGCCGAAGGGCTCATCGTCATGGATGCCCGGCTGGAAGGCCTCAAGGCCGGCAGTCTCGTGGACGTCTGGCTGCTGTAGCAGAAAGGCTAAGAGAATCGGGGAGGGCTTTGCCCTCCCCGAACCCCACCCACCAGGGAGCGCGGCCCCCTGGACCCCATATTTCTAAATTGCACCGCGCTCCGCGCCAGCCGGGCGGCAGACGTCCGAGCTTGCGAATAATAGCTTATCTTGGATGAATGCCGGGCCTTGCGGGCATTCATCCAAACATCGCGGGTCCAGGGGGGCGTCACCCCTGGCGGGGTTTCCAAAGGGCCTATCCAGATAAAAGGCCCCTTTGGCCGCCGGAGGCATATCCAGTAAGCTTGCCGCTACAGCACCTTGCAAATTAAATGAAAAATGGGGGTGCAGGGAGCGCCGCTCCCTGCCGGGAGAGAGCCTGAGAGAGGGCAGCGCCCTCTCTCAGTTCAAACGCAAATTGCTCTAAACGGGAAAGCCCCGCCGGATTCTTATCCGGCGGGGCTTTCCGTTATCGGGAGAGGCTTTGCGGTGCGTATTCAGCTAGGCCACGGCCTGCGCGCCCAGGATGGCTTCCAGGTCCTGGTCCGGGGTCGTGATGGGCTTGATGTTGTAGTTCTGCACCAGGAAGTCGACCACGTTGGGCGTAAGGAAGGCCGGCAGCGTGGGCCCGAGCCTGATGTTCGTGATGCCCAGGTGCAGCAGGGTCAGCAAGATGGCCACTGCCTTTTGCTCGTACCAGGACAGGACCATGGACAGGGGCAGCTCGTTGACGCCCACGCCGAAGGCCTTGGACAGGGCCACGGCGATCTGGATGGCCGAGTAGGCGTCGTTGCACTGGCCGATGTCGAGCAGCCTCGGCAGGCCGCCGATGGTGCCCAGGTCCTTGTCGAAGAAGCGGAACTTGCCGCAGGCCAGGGTCAGGATGACCGTATCCTTGGGGGCCTTCTCCACGAACTCGGTGTAGTAGTTGCGGCCGGGCTTGGCGCCGTCGCAGCCGGCCACGAGGAAGAAGTGCCTGATGGCTCCGGACTTGACCGCCTCGATGACCTTGTCGGCCACGCCGAGCACGGCGTTGCGCGCGAAGCCGACCATGACGCCGCCCTTGTCCTGGTCGTCAGTGAAGCCGGGCATTTCCTGGGCGCGCCGGATGACATCCGAGAAATCCTTGTCGCCGCGCGCGTCGGCCGGCACGCTCGGCACGCCGGGCCAGCCCACCAGGCCGGTGGTGAAGATGTTCTTTTCGTATGCGCCCTGCGGCTTCTGGATGCAGTTCGTGGTCATGACAATGGGGCCAGGGAAGGTCGGGAACTCCTTGTGTTGGTTCTGCCAGGCCGTGCCGAAGTGGCCATAGAAGTGCTCGTATTTCTTCAGCTCGGGGTAGCCGTGGGTGGGCAGCATCTCGCCGTGGGTGTAGATGTCGATGCCCTTGCCCTTGGTCTGCTCAAGAAGCATGTGCAGGTCCTTGAGGTCGTGACCCGAGACGAGAATGCACTTGTTCTTGCGGTGGCCGAGCGGGACTTTGGTGGGCGTAGGGTGGCCGTAGGTCCCGGTGTTGCCCGCATCAAGCAGCTCCATGGCCTTGAGGTTGTACTCGCCGACCTTGAGGGACAGGCCGACCCATGCGCCGAGGTCGCGCTGAACGCCGTCCCAGCCTGCTGCCAGAGCTTCGTGCAGGAAGGCGTACAGCCCTTCGTCGCACTGGCCCAGAATCTGGGCGTGGTCGGCGTAGGCGGCCACGCCGCGGATGCCGAAGAGCACCGTGTGCATGAGCGAGGCGATGTCCGCGTTGTCCGTGGGGTAGGACTTGAGGCCGGCGAACTTCTCGCCGTCGGCGACCATGGAAGCGATGCCGCTGGGCAGGGTGTAGGCTGCCGGGCCGCGCTCGAACTTCCCGCCGGCGGTATCGCCGTTGCCGGTCAGCTTGGCGATGCCGTTCTTGAGCATGCCGACCACGCCCGAAGGCGCGAGTTTGGCCTTGAGGCTCTCGCGCTCGCGGATGATGTCGCTGGCGAGATGCTCGAAGTACTCGGGATCGAAATTCACATTGGTCAGGGTCGCGAAGAGGCCCTTGACCGCAAGTTCATCGGCTTCGCGGGTGGGCACACCGGCCTTGCGGGCCTCCACGGCCACGAGGGCCAGGCCGCGCAAACACCAGATCACGAGATCCTGCAAGGCCGCCACGTCGGGCTGTTTGCCGCACACGCCGATCTTGGTGCATCCTTCGCCCTTGGCAGCCTGCTCGCACTGATAACAGAACATGGACATTGGGTCGCTCCTTAAGTTGAAAATCGGGTAGGCCCGCCGGGCCTTTTTTGAGGGCGGGATGCCCGTTCGATTTCGTCGTTGGGTCGACAGTATATTCGGGAGCCTTCCCGGTCCGTGATGCACGTCAAAAAAGGAAGAAAATTGAGCTGAAACGGATAAATTAATTGCCGCCCGCCAGGGAACGGAAAACCCCATCGGATTTTATCCGACGGGGTTTTCCGTTATTCGGGAGAGGACTTAGCCCTCTCTTGTGCGTTTACGGCTAGGCAGCCTTATTGCCCAGGATGGCTTCCAGGTCCTGATCCGGGGTGCTGATGGGCTTGATGTCGTAGTTCTGCACCAGGAAGTTGAGCACGTTGGGAGTGATGAACGCCGGCAGCGAGGGTCCGAGGCGGATGTTCTTGATGCCCAGGGCCAGCAGGGTCAGCAGGATGGCCACGGCCTTCTGCTCGTACCAGGACAGGATCATGGACAGAGGCAACTCGTTGACACCCACGTTGAAGGCCTTGGACAGGGCCACGGCGATCTGGATGGCCGAGTAGGAGTCGTTGCACTGGCCGATGTCGATGAGCCGCGGCAGGCCTCCGATGGTGCCCAGGTCCTTGTCGTAGAAGCGGTACTTGCCGCAGGCCAAGGTCAGGATGACCGTATCCTTGGGGGCCTTCTCCACGAACTCGGTGTAGTAGTTGCGGCCTGGTTTGGCGCCGTCGCAGCCGCCCACCAGGAAGAAGTGCTTGATGGCCCCGGACTTGACCGCGTCGATGATCTTGTCCGCCACGCCGAGCACAGCATCGTGGCCGAAGCCGACCATGACATGGCCGCGATCCTCGTCCTCGGTGAAGCCGGGCAGCTCCAGGGCGCGGTTGATGACCGGCGAGAAGTCCTTGTAGCCCGTGCTATCGGCTTCGATGTGCGTCACGCTGGGCCAGCCCACCAGGCCGGTGGTGAACAGGTTGTGCTCGTAGCTCTGCTGGGCGCGCTGCAGGCAGTTGGTGGTCATGAGGATCGCGCCGGGGAAGGTCGGGAATTCCTTCTGCTGGTTTTGCCAGGCCGTTCCCCAGTTGCCGTAGAAGTGATCAAACTTCTTCAACTCGGGGTAGCCGTGGGTGGGCAGCATCTCGCCGTGGGTATAGATGTCGATGCCCTTGCCCTTGGTCTGCTCCAGCAGCATGTGCAGGTCGCGCAGGTCGTGGCCCGAGATGAGGATGGCCTTGTTCTTGCGGTGGCCTAGCGGCACCTGCGTCGGCACGGGGTTGCCGTAGGCGCCGGTGTTGGCCTTGTCCAGCAGCTCCATGGCCTTGAGGTTCAGCTCGCCGACCTTGAGGGCCAGGCCGACCCACTCCTGAAGCCCGCGCTCCTTGCCGTCCCAGCCTGCGGCCAGGGCCTCGTGGAAGTTCTTGTAGTGCTCCTCGTCCTTCACGCCGAGGATCTGAGCATGGTCGGTGTAGGCTGCCACGCCCTTGAGGCCGAAAAGCACGGTGTGCATGAGCGAGGCGATGTCGGGGTCGTTGGTGGGGTAGTTCTTGAGCCCCTTGCCCTGAGCCTGCCGAATGACGCCTTCGCTGTCCGCAGCAGGCTCGAAAGTGGCCGGTCCTTCGGGCAGCTGCAGGTCGCGGCCCGTGTTTTCGATCATGGCGCGCAGTTCGTCCCGGTAGCGTACGATCTGCCTGATGGCGTTGACGAAGTACTCGGGATCGAAGTTAACGTTGGTCAGCGTGGAAAAGAGCAGTGCCACGGTATACTGGTCGGCCTCGGCAACCACGTTGCCGGTCTTGCGGCCTTCCAGGGCCACAAGGGACAGGCCGCGCAGGACATAGGCCGTAAGGTCCTGCAGATCCGCGACTTCCGGCTGCTTGCCACATACACCGATCTTGGTGCATCCTTCGCCTTTGGCCGCCTGCTCACATTGGTAACAAAACATAAAGGTCGCTCCTTTGGTTGGAAGTCCGGTTGGCCCGCCGGGCCGTCTTTCTCCCCCTTGCGGGGAGGCTCGTTCGATCCCGTCGTTGAGACGACCGTACAGTCGGGAGTCCTCCCAGTCCGTGATGCATATCAAAGAAAGGAGCCAATAGTGAACCAGGACGAAAAAACTCTCCAGCCGCCCGCCGAATTCCCCGTGGGCATGCCGCCACTGGTGGTGATTTTCTTTCTGCTGTTCGCCGTTCTGGTGGGCGGTGTCACGACCTGGTTCTTCCGGGGCGGCATGTATACCTCCGGCGTGGTCATGCTCATCATGTTCATCCCGCTCCTGCTCATCAGCCACTACGTGCTCTATGTGGTGCCGGGTCGGGCGCGGATCATGGCCGGAACCGACGGCGTGCTGGCCATGGCCGATCCTTTCGTGCACAAGGCCATGCTCGCCCAGGAGGTCAAGCAGGCCTTCCTCTCGAATCTCAAGCGCGACCAGGACGTTGCTTTGGTGGAGAAGCAGAGCGGCATGAGCTTCGGCCCCTACCGCGCAGGTCAGTACCTCCTGCCCACGGGCGCCACGGCCATGGTGCTCACTCGGCAGCATCGCGTGCTCTGCCTGTATGACGGCGACACATACCTGATAGTGGGGCCGGCGGACCTGGACGGCCTGGTGGCCAAGGTCGAGGAGATCCTGGGCAGGCCCGTTGCCGAGGTCGGTTGATTGCCCAGGTCAGGGGGCAGTGCTGTTGAGGCAGACTGACCTGTTAACCTGCTGTGAATACCGACCAGAAAACCATGAGAGCCACTAGCCGCTATTACCACAAATTGCCGGCCGCCTTGGGCCTGCTGCCGCTAGTGCTCGTCTGCGTCTGCGCCTCCTGTACCAGGGGTGCCTACACCTACACCCCCCCAGTCCCTCCGGCGGATCTGTCCCCACTATCCATTGTGGTCGCGCACGGCCCGGACGCGACTTGGGAAGCCACCGTGGCCTACCTGTCCGGAAAGTCCTACGACCTTGGCATCGTGGCCAGGGATTCCCGCGTCATTCACGCCAGCTTCACCCCTGCTCAGCCCGACGCGCTCATCGACTGCGGATCGGTGCAGAGCTGGGTGCAGGAATACTGGACCCGGTGCGAATACGATTTCAAGGCGTCGACTAGTCACGTGAAGTACGAGACCATGGACAACAAAAAACTCACCCGCTCCGAACGCACCGCTCAGCTGACTGGCAAGGCGACCGTACTGCTCACGCCCCTGGAAGACGGCCGGACCAGAATAACCGCCTCGGCCTCGTATCAGCTCACGCGTGACTTCTTGCGCAGACAGCAGAAAGATAGCGAGTGGCTGACGACGCTGCTCTCCTAGGCCCGCCTTGAGTTCACCAGCTCCATGGGGGCCAAGGACATCTTAGGCTTTCAGTGCTTCCCCACGCACGCCTTGGAGAGCGAGATACTCGCGGGCATATGCGCCAAGCTCGACTGAAGAAGAGTTGAAGGCACGGGCGCGCCTTGGACGCGCAATTCATTGGCGCACAGCCAAGGCATCTTGAATAGGAGCCGAGAAGGCCTTAGCCCGCCCTGGCCTCGCAAGTCCTTGGCGGTTAGAGAGCGCGCACGCAATGTGCGATGCCTGCTCAACCCCTCATGCGCAAGGGCTTGCGGGCAATTGGGTTTGTTTCGTGATTTCGGGTCCGATGCAGGCCCGGACCTCTCCAAAGATTCTCATCAACAATCCACGCATGACTCCCGCCTTAGCCTCAGAAGCCGGGCGGCGTCTTTTCCCACGGGTAACCCTTCGCCGACATGTCGAAACCGGTCCGGAACAACGCGCGCATGTACTCGGTGTCAAAATTTTCCTGGTGCGGCGCATCGAAGCTCGCCGGGATGAACGCGAGATTGTAGTCCACGCCGTCGCGCTTGCTGGTCAGGTAGATCGTGTACAGATCCCCAATCCCCTGGGTGTGGATGAGCGAGGAGATGGCCCGTTCGCCGATGGTCATGGTCCTGCGCTCGACCGAGGCCCACTCGGGGTCAAGGCGGGCATTGCGGATCACGTAGAGCTTGCGCTCGCGGACCACGTGGTATTTATCGCTTGTCTCCCCCACACGAAGGGAGGGCGGATAGACGAAGACCTGCGACATGGTGCCGCCGTCCACGTGCATCTCCTGGTATTCGTGGCCGTGGGCCTCGACGTCGATCATCACCGGCGGGAAGGCGACAGGGATCGCGGCGGAGGCGATCAGGATGGAACGGAACAGGTCGAGCGCCTTGGAATCGCGACTTGCTGCGATTTTCGTCATGTTCCAAAGCACGGATTGGCGGGCGTCCAGATCCACGGTGGCGACCAGGAGCAGCCTGCCTTTTTCGTACTCTACGGCGATGGCATCCAGCAGCGCCTGGTCCACCGCATTTTCCACAAGCTTCCAGAGCGGTGCATTGTCGGTCAGGGCGTCGCTGGTTATCGCGGCCAGGAACCAGCGTCGAATTGCGACGTCCGAGGGCGATACGGTCGTGTAGAACCGCTTGAGTTCGTCGTCGTATGCCGGCCCAAGGAATGCGAACGGAGCGATGAGCGCTCCGGTGCTTACGCCGGTCACAAGCTTGAATTCCGGCCGGTTGCCGGCGACGGTCCAGCCGTTAAGGAGGCCTGCGCCGAAGGCGCCGTTGTCGCCGCCGCCTGAAATGGCCAGGAACACCGCTGGCGGCATCGCCTCACGGTGTCCACGGGACGCGAGATAGGCCTGCTCGCGATAAAAGGATGCGATGCCTTCGCGTAGGATTTCTTTCTGGTCAATGCCGGAGCGATAGCGAACGTCGGCCATGCCCGGCACGACAGCCTGCGTCGTGAGGTCCTCGGGGACGGCGTTCTTTCTGGCCACTCCGGCGCAGGCCGCGAGTGCGACGACGGCGAGCACGCAGATGATCATGCGATTGAATCGCCGATTCAGCAGCCTCCAGGGCCTTGTCCGCCAGAGGCCAAGAGCGAAGACGCCTTCCGCGCGCATGAGAGGTCCTCCACTATAGGAAGACTATCCGGCGGATTCAGAGGGGTCAATTCCACTTCCGGCGTCGAAAATTATTTTATTATACCAGAAATCGTCCAGGCCCCAAGCATGTCGCCCACCCTTGCGTTTGGGAACTGACAAGGTCGGAGCAGTCCTCTTCTGGTGCGTTGGGCAATCCGAGGTCGAGCGCCACGTTTCCGCCGTGCGGGTGGGAAGGGGTTGCTTTGTGAAGGGCAATCTACCTGGGTGAGAAACCTGGGGTTGCCGGAGTGCTTGGAACTACCCGAGTTCTGGACAGGTAGTCATGCAGGAACAGGCCTTTTTTGCTGAAGAGACCGGGGGATGAAAGCCAAGCCAAAGGTCAAGCTGCACAGCAGGAAGAGCAAATGGCGGAGCGTTGCCCGGCAAAAGCTTATCCTGCGGCCAGCCTTATCAACGACGATGAATCCCTCCGCACGCTTGCCTTTGGTCGCCTGTCGAAACGAAGACTCGGCAGATGCAAAGTAGAGCCAAGGAATAAGAAAACTTGAGACTCCGAAAAAAGCAGACAAAGCGGCGACAATTCTCCCCTCCTCTTGAAAGAGAATGAGAAGTGCAACAATAAAAATGAATACGGGGATGTGAAAGAGAGTTGTTCTCAATAGATCATGCACATTGGCAGCTACTCTTTTCATGAGCAGAGCATTTGCTGGATGACTAGAGCGGTTTGCTAATGACATGCGCGGGCCAAGGAGGCCATCGCCCTCTTGTGGCTGGGATCTGGGGGAGGGAAATGCCATTACCAGACCAACTCTTGCGAAGAGGCTTTAAGACTTTTTCTTTGTAAAAAAGCTTCTGGCTTCGCGTGTTAAAAGCAATCCATAGGCTGTGGCAATAAGCGAATACTGAATAAAGCTAATAATGATTATAGATGTTGAACTATAAAAACCCATGCTCCCCAGGGGAAGCAAGGACATCAGAATATTAGCTAAATTATACACTATCACTAGGATTAGAAGCCAATTAACCATGATTCTTCTTCTGACGTACAGAAAGAAGCAAAAGAGGATTATGGGATCTAGCGAAAGTACGTTGCCCAGAACGCTTGAAGGAGCAAGAAGCAGGAGCGAGGAAAGCTTAACCAAAAAAGCCAGGACTGATCCCCAGGTCAGCCACTTCGCGATACGAATAATACGTGGAAGTTCCGTTTGAATACTGTTCATGATGGATCGACCTACAGAGTACGTATGTCCTTGCTT is a window of Desulfocurvibacter africanus subsp. africanus DSM 2603 DNA encoding:
- the glp gene encoding gephyrin-like molybdotransferase Glp, translating into MTHGFFEVVSTARFREILTSFPPLGAEHAELSAAHGRVLAKDVAAREDLPLADRSSMDGYAVRAADTFGASEGNPAYLESAGSLRIDAVPDFSIQSGECAAITTGGILPEGADAVVMIEHTQELGSGTIEIRKSLAPHDNVMLRGEDAKAGETALARGTRLRAQEIGFLAALGIDAALVHRRPRVAVLSTGDELVDISATPRVGQVRDVNTVAVCALVAEAGAEPVALERVPDRLDVIVDALRRGLAECDMLFLSGGSSVGTRDLTVEAIGKLPNSQILAHGVQVSPGKPTILASVAGKPIWGLPGQVTSAQVVMHAFGMPFLRHLAGDPAAFDPARRPMRQAELARNVASKAGREDYLRVSLQQRPGQPPLALPRLGKSGLLKTMLQAEGLIVMDARLEGLKAGSLVDVWLL
- the hcp gene encoding hydroxylamine reductase; its protein translation is MSMFCYQCEQAAKGEGCTKIGVCGKQPDVAALQDLVIWCLRGLALVAVEARKAGVPTREADELAVKGLFATLTNVNFDPEYFEHLASDIIRERESLKAKLAPSGVVGMLKNGIAKLTGNGDTAGGKFERGPAAYTLPSGIASMVADGEKFAGLKSYPTDNADIASLMHTVLFGIRGVAAYADHAQILGQCDEGLYAFLHEALAAGWDGVQRDLGAWVGLSLKVGEYNLKAMELLDAGNTGTYGHPTPTKVPLGHRKNKCILVSGHDLKDLHMLLEQTKGKGIDIYTHGEMLPTHGYPELKKYEHFYGHFGTAWQNQHKEFPTFPGPIVMTTNCIQKPQGAYEKNIFTTGLVGWPGVPSVPADARGDKDFSDVIRRAQEMPGFTDDQDKGGVMVGFARNAVLGVADKVIEAVKSGAIRHFFLVAGCDGAKPGRNYYTEFVEKAPKDTVILTLACGKFRFFDKDLGTIGGLPRLLDIGQCNDAYSAIQIAVALSKAFGVGVNELPLSMVLSWYEQKAVAILLTLLHLGITNIRLGPTLPAFLTPNVVDFLVQNYNIKPITTPDQDLEAILGAQAVA
- a CDS encoding patatin-like phospholipase family protein, which translates into the protein MRAEGVFALGLWRTRPWRLLNRRFNRMIICVLAVVALAACAGVARKNAVPEDLTTQAVVPGMADVRYRSGIDQKEILREGIASFYREQAYLASRGHREAMPPAVFLAISGGGDNGAFGAGLLNGWTVAGNRPEFKLVTGVSTGALIAPFAFLGPAYDDELKRFYTTVSPSDVAIRRWFLAAITSDALTDNAPLWKLVENAVDQALLDAIAVEYEKGRLLLVATVDLDARQSVLWNMTKIAASRDSKALDLFRSILIASAAIPVAFPPVMIDVEAHGHEYQEMHVDGGTMSQVFVYPPSLRVGETSDKYHVVRERKLYVIRNARLDPEWASVERRTMTIGERAISSLIHTQGIGDLYTIYLTSKRDGVDYNLAFIPASFDAPHQENFDTEYMRALFRTGFDMSAKGYPWEKTPPGF
- the hcp gene encoding hydroxylamine reductase: MFCYQCEQAAKGEGCTKIGVCGKQPEVADLQDLTAYVLRGLSLVALEGRKTGNVVAEADQYTVALLFSTLTNVNFDPEYFVNAIRQIVRYRDELRAMIENTGRDLQLPEGPATFEPAADSEGVIRQAQGKGLKNYPTNDPDIASLMHTVLFGLKGVAAYTDHAQILGVKDEEHYKNFHEALAAGWDGKERGLQEWVGLALKVGELNLKAMELLDKANTGAYGNPVPTQVPLGHRKNKAILISGHDLRDLHMLLEQTKGKGIDIYTHGEMLPTHGYPELKKFDHFYGNWGTAWQNQQKEFPTFPGAILMTTNCLQRAQQSYEHNLFTTGLVGWPSVTHIEADSTGYKDFSPVINRALELPGFTEDEDRGHVMVGFGHDAVLGVADKIIDAVKSGAIKHFFLVGGCDGAKPGRNYYTEFVEKAPKDTVILTLACGKYRFYDKDLGTIGGLPRLIDIGQCNDSYSAIQIAVALSKAFNVGVNELPLSMILSWYEQKAVAILLTLLALGIKNIRLGPSLPAFITPNVLNFLVQNYDIKPISTPDQDLEAILGNKAA
- a CDS encoding RDD family protein, which translates into the protein MSLANRSSHPANALLMKRVAANVHDLLRTTLFHIPVFIFIVALLILFQEEGRIVAALSAFFGVSSFLIPWLYFASAESSFRQATKGKRAEGFIVVDKAGRRISFCRATLRHLLFLLCSLTFGLAFIPRSLQQKRPVPA